One stretch of Streptomyces hygroscopicus DNA includes these proteins:
- a CDS encoding secretion protein, translating to MSLRARITAPEGPGEGGGGRQDGHLVSAYRAKLLEEIDLAEMSSLSTAERRSRLERVLGHIISREGPVLSTTERSQLIRRVVDEALGLGVLEPLLEDASITEIMVNGPDQIFVERSGRVEQVPVRFASEEQLMQTIERIVSTVNRRVDESNPMVDARLPSGERVNVIIPPLALTGATLTIRRFPRAYTLHELIGMGTLDEQMLMLLAALVRAKFNVVVSGPTGSGKTTLLNALSGLIPDGERIITVEDAAELQLQQTHVIRLESRPPNVEGKGRITIRDLVRNSLRMRPDRIIVGEVRGGETLDMLQAMSTGHDGSLATVHANSAEDALMRLQTLASMSEVAIPYEALRDQINSAVDCIVQLVRNADGSRRISEIALLDSHGHEAYRIATVCRFDAQPMGADRVVHGRFGYFPLPERVAERLRMASESVPPAFGVAAFPAQLATRAAGYDPHDRPPHDRPPHDRPPFGRPPHDRPPFDPPPFDPRDRR from the coding sequence ATGAGCCTGCGGGCCCGTATCACCGCGCCCGAGGGGCCCGGCGAGGGCGGCGGTGGACGCCAGGACGGCCATCTCGTCTCCGCCTACCGCGCCAAGCTGCTCGAGGAGATCGACCTCGCGGAGATGTCCTCGCTCTCCACCGCCGAGCGCCGCTCCCGGCTGGAGCGCGTGCTCGGCCACATCATCAGCCGCGAGGGCCCGGTGCTCTCGACCACCGAGCGCTCCCAGCTCATCCGCCGGGTGGTGGACGAGGCGCTCGGCCTCGGGGTGCTCGAACCTCTCCTCGAAGACGCCTCCATCACCGAGATCATGGTCAACGGCCCGGACCAGATCTTCGTGGAGCGCTCCGGCCGGGTCGAGCAGGTCCCCGTCCGCTTCGCCTCCGAAGAGCAGTTGATGCAGACCATCGAGCGCATCGTCTCCACGGTCAACCGCCGGGTGGACGAGTCGAATCCGATGGTCGACGCCCGGCTCCCGTCCGGCGAGCGGGTCAACGTGATCATCCCGCCGCTCGCCCTCACCGGCGCCACGCTCACCATCCGCCGCTTCCCCCGCGCGTACACCCTCCATGAGCTGATCGGCATGGGCACGCTGGACGAGCAGATGCTGATGCTGCTCGCGGCGCTGGTGCGGGCCAAGTTCAACGTGGTGGTCTCCGGCCCCACCGGCTCCGGCAAGACCACGCTGCTCAACGCCCTCTCCGGGCTGATCCCCGACGGGGAGCGCATCATCACCGTCGAGGACGCCGCCGAGCTGCAGTTGCAGCAGACCCATGTCATCCGGCTGGAGTCCCGGCCGCCCAACGTCGAGGGCAAGGGCCGTATCACCATCCGCGACCTGGTCCGCAACTCGCTGCGGATGCGTCCCGACCGCATCATCGTCGGCGAGGTGCGCGGCGGTGAGACCCTCGACATGCTCCAGGCCATGTCCACCGGCCACGACGGCTCGCTGGCCACCGTCCACGCCAACAGCGCCGAGGACGCGCTGATGCGGCTGCAGACGCTCGCCTCCATGTCGGAGGTGGCGATCCCCTACGAGGCGCTGCGGGACCAGATCAACAGCGCGGTGGACTGCATCGTCCAGCTCGTCCGTAACGCCGACGGATCCCGGCGGATCAGCGAGATCGCGCTGCTCGACAGCCACGGCCACGAGGCGTACCGCATCGCCACCGTCTGCCGCTTCGACGCCCAGCCGATGGGCGCGGACCGGGTGGTGCACGGGCGGTTCGGCTACTTCCCGCTGCCGGAGCGGGTCGCGGAGCGGCTGCGGATGGCGAGCGAATCGGTGCCGCCGGCCTTCGGCGTGGCCGCCTTCCCGGCGCAACTGGCCACCCGAGCGGCCGGATACGACCCGCACGACCGGCCCCCGCACGACCGGCCCCCGCACGACCGGCCGCCGTTCGGCCGACCGCCGCACGACCGACCCCCGTTCGATCCACCCCCGTTCGACCCCAGGGACCGGAGGTAG
- a CDS encoding arsenic transporter, with protein sequence MCRSRHPPESVLSTAVAESLSVVLLLGVLAFAVVRPRGLPEAVAAVPAAGIVVATGAVSPARAWTETQELLPVVGFLAAVLLLARMCADEGLFEAAGQAVARACAGRTDRLLGGVFAVAAVVTAVLSLDATVVLLTPVVFATAGRLGARSRPHVYACAHLSNSASLLLPVSNLTNLLALQAGGVSFTRFAVLMGPAWLLTIGIEYLVFRRFFATDLAAGTSEPPPADWPRVPVFALTVLLLTLAGFVGTSLAGLDPQWAAWAGALVLTVRALRRRETTVRGAIGAAGPLFCLFVLALGVVVQAVLAGGLQDALTQVLPTGTSLPALLGIATVAAVLANLINNLPAVLALLPIASAGGTGPVLAVLIGVNLGPNLTYVGSLATLLWRRIVHHHEPDTGSDLGVFTRLGLLTVPATVVAATAAMWMMLKVTGS encoded by the coding sequence GTGTGCCGATCACGCCATCCGCCGGAGTCCGTTCTGAGTACCGCCGTCGCCGAGTCCCTTTCCGTCGTCCTGCTGCTCGGCGTACTGGCCTTCGCTGTGGTGCGCCCCCGGGGTCTGCCGGAAGCGGTCGCGGCCGTGCCCGCCGCCGGGATCGTCGTGGCCACCGGGGCGGTCTCGCCCGCCCGGGCCTGGACGGAGACCCAGGAGCTGCTGCCCGTCGTGGGCTTTCTGGCCGCCGTACTGCTGCTTGCCCGGATGTGCGCGGACGAGGGGCTCTTCGAGGCCGCGGGCCAGGCCGTGGCGCGGGCCTGCGCGGGGCGTACGGACCGGCTTCTGGGCGGGGTGTTCGCCGTCGCGGCGGTCGTCACCGCCGTGCTGAGCCTGGACGCCACCGTCGTGCTGCTCACGCCCGTGGTGTTCGCCACGGCGGGCAGGCTCGGGGCGCGGTCCCGGCCGCATGTGTACGCCTGCGCCCATCTGTCGAACTCGGCGTCCCTGCTCCTTCCGGTCTCCAACCTCACCAATCTGCTCGCCCTTCAGGCCGGCGGGGTCTCCTTCACCCGTTTCGCCGTGCTGATGGGGCCCGCCTGGCTGCTGACCATCGGCATCGAGTACCTGGTCTTCCGCCGCTTCTTCGCCACCGATCTGGCCGCCGGGACCTCCGAGCCCCCGCCCGCCGACTGGCCCCGGGTGCCGGTCTTCGCGCTGACCGTGCTGCTGCTGACCCTCGCCGGGTTCGTCGGGACCTCGCTGGCGGGCCTCGACCCCCAGTGGGCGGCCTGGGCGGGCGCCCTCGTGCTCACCGTAAGGGCGCTGCGGCGCCGCGAGACGACCGTAAGGGGGGCCATCGGCGCGGCCGGGCCGCTGTTCTGCCTGTTCGTGCTCGCGCTCGGCGTCGTGGTCCAGGCCGTGCTGGCGGGCGGTCTCCAGGATGCGCTGACCCAGGTGCTGCCCACCGGGACGAGCCTGCCCGCGCTGCTCGGGATCGCGACGGTCGCGGCGGTGCTGGCCAATCTCATCAACAACCTGCCCGCCGTGCTGGCGCTGCTGCCGATCGCCTCCGCGGGCGGCACCGGGCCCGTGCTCGCCGTGCTGATCGGCGTCAACCTGGGCCCCAACCTCACCTACGTCGGCTCCCTGGCCACCCTGCTGTGGCGGCGCATAGTGCACCACCACGAGCCGGACACCGGCTCCGACCTGGGGGTGTTCACCCGTCTGGGGCTGCTGACCGTACCGGCGACCGTGGTGGCCGCGACGGCGGCGATGTGGATGATGCTGAAGGTCACCGGAAGCTGA
- a CDS encoding membrane protein — protein sequence MALLLALAAGLAVAGIAYGITLYRSEAKLPSDLAVALEVGSSRTTAVGSAVDRLGIRYAPLVLRLMGEKRVARVRRRIDLAGNPGGLTVDRYAARRAVYGALGFGGALVMLMKGQVLLALVLVAFGLFWIEVGIWAAVRERKDAIERTLPDFLDVLAVVVSAGLSFRQALDRVAEKYEGPWADELRITLRQMDMGVSRRHAFEELRKRNDSEQVAQFVTALQQGEELGAPIVETLIAIANDMRRTDAQNARRRAARAVPKATMVITTFMVPGTMVLLVAGFFIGSGTDFGSVTGD from the coding sequence ATGGCACTGCTGCTGGCGCTGGCGGCCGGTCTCGCGGTGGCGGGCATCGCCTACGGCATCACGCTGTACCGCAGCGAGGCCAAGCTGCCCAGCGACCTCGCGGTGGCCCTGGAGGTCGGCTCCAGCCGGACGACCGCGGTCGGCTCGGCCGTCGACCGGCTGGGCATCCGCTACGCCCCGCTGGTGCTGCGGCTGATGGGCGAGAAGCGGGTGGCCAGGGTCCGCCGCCGGATCGATCTGGCGGGCAATCCGGGCGGTCTGACGGTGGACCGCTACGCGGCCCGGCGGGCGGTCTACGGGGCGCTCGGCTTCGGCGGGGCGCTGGTGATGCTGATGAAGGGTCAAGTGCTGCTGGCGCTGGTGCTGGTGGCGTTCGGGCTGTTCTGGATCGAGGTGGGCATCTGGGCGGCGGTGCGGGAGCGCAAGGACGCGATCGAGCGGACACTGCCGGATTTTCTGGACGTTCTGGCCGTCGTGGTGAGCGCCGGATTGAGCTTCCGTCAGGCCCTGGACCGGGTCGCGGAGAAGTATGAGGGTCCCTGGGCGGATGAACTTCGCATCACACTTCGGCAAATGGACATGGGCGTCAGCCGCCGCCATGCGTTCGAGGAGCTACGTAAACGTAATGACTCCGAACAGGTCGCGCAGTTCGTCACCGCCCTCCAGCAGGGGGAGGAGCTGGGCGCTCCGATTGTGGAAACGCTGATCGCCATTGCGAACGATATGCGCCGTACGGACGCTCAGAACGCGCGGCGGCGCGCGGCGCGCGCGGTGCCGAAGGCGACCATGGTCATTACGACCTTCATGGTCCCCGGAACCATGGTGCTGCTCGTCGCCGGGTTCTTCATCGGTTCGGGCACCGACTTCGGCTCGGTGACCGGGGACTGA
- a CDS encoding membrane protein, whose translation MDHLATAALGATLVCGALGVVGVHTYVRGKEQQRALIDRLSETGPLPGTVRARRFAGVDRRLRTMSLGRKLELRLVATGLEITPGEFFVYTAGAAAGLWLIAASFLAAFFGPIAAVIAVWGAFAFLGWQRQKRIERFINQLPELSRILANATQAGLALRTALGMAADEMEAPAGEELAKVAAKLAVGHSIDDALEELAERLPSRELVVLVTTLVLSNRAGGTVVSSLRNLTQTLEERKETRREVRTQLSQVTVTAYVVPLLGIGTLLLMNRISAGSLDRMTSSFWGQAAVVVAFCLYGIGFFLIRRMSKIDV comes from the coding sequence ATGGACCATCTCGCGACGGCCGCACTCGGCGCGACGCTGGTGTGCGGCGCGCTGGGCGTCGTGGGCGTGCACACCTACGTCCGCGGCAAGGAGCAGCAGCGCGCGCTGATCGACCGGCTGTCGGAGACCGGCCCGCTGCCGGGCACCGTCCGCGCGCGCCGCTTCGCCGGGGTCGACCGGCGGCTGCGCACCATGTCCCTCGGCCGGAAGCTGGAGCTGCGGCTGGTGGCGACGGGCCTGGAGATCACCCCGGGGGAGTTCTTCGTCTACACGGCGGGGGCGGCGGCCGGGCTGTGGCTGATCGCGGCGTCCTTCCTCGCCGCGTTCTTCGGCCCGATAGCGGCGGTGATCGCCGTCTGGGGGGCCTTCGCGTTCCTCGGCTGGCAGCGGCAGAAGCGGATAGAGCGCTTCATCAACCAACTGCCGGAGCTGTCACGGATCCTGGCCAACGCCACCCAGGCCGGGCTGGCGCTGCGCACCGCGCTCGGTATGGCGGCGGACGAGATGGAGGCGCCGGCGGGCGAGGAGCTGGCCAAGGTCGCGGCCAAGCTGGCCGTCGGCCACTCGATCGACGACGCGCTGGAGGAGCTGGCCGAGCGGCTGCCCTCCCGGGAGCTGGTGGTGCTGGTCACCACGCTGGTGCTGTCCAACCGCGCGGGCGGGACGGTGGTCAGCTCGCTGCGCAACCTCACCCAGACGCTGGAGGAGCGCAAGGAGACCCGGCGGGAGGTGCGCACCCAGCTCTCGCAGGTGACCGTCACCGCCTATGTCGTACCGCTGCTGGGGATCGGGACGCTGCTGCTGATGAACCGGATCTCGGCCGGTTCGCTGGACCGGATGACCTCGTCCTTCTGGGGGCAGGCCGCGGTGGTCGTGGCCTTCTGCCTGTACGGGATCGGCTTCTTCCTCATCCGCCGCATGTCCAAGATCGACGTCTAG
- a CDS encoding membrane protein — protein sequence MGKRVMRNDRGQTSIEYLGIIAVVVAIVLVLSTTDFGSMIANAISDKISQVVGI from the coding sequence ATGGGGAAGCGCGTCATGCGGAACGATCGGGGACAGACCTCGATCGAATATCTGGGCATCATCGCCGTGGTGGTGGCCATCGTGCTGGTCCTGTCGACCACGGACTTCGGCAGCATGATCGCGAACGCCATCTCCGACAAGATCTCACAGGTCGTCGGCATCTGA
- a CDS encoding cold-shock protein, which yields MTTTGKILRFDEFRGYGFIAPDDGGEDVFMHANDLLDEKHLFQPGSKVRFVPEYGDKGPKASEVRVLERAAAPVVRPSGPDGDDTMCDVLSVAELRQELTEALVEMGGSLTADQIKQVRRRVIELAQAHNWIES from the coding sequence GTGACGACCACGGGCAAGATTCTGCGTTTCGACGAGTTCCGCGGCTACGGCTTCATCGCTCCGGACGACGGTGGCGAGGACGTCTTCATGCACGCCAACGACCTGCTGGACGAGAAGCACCTGTTCCAGCCGGGGTCCAAGGTGCGGTTCGTTCCCGAGTACGGCGACAAGGGGCCCAAGGCGTCGGAGGTCCGCGTCCTCGAACGCGCCGCCGCGCCGGTCGTGCGGCCCTCCGGGCCGGACGGCGACGACACCATGTGCGATGTGCTGTCGGTCGCCGAGCTCCGGCAGGAGCTCACCGAGGCGCTGGTCGAGATGGGCGGCAGCCTGACCGCCGACCAGATCAAGCAGGTGCGCAGGCGGGTCATCGAGCTCGCCCAGGCGCATAACTGGATCGAATCCTGA